A genomic segment from Perca flavescens isolate YP-PL-M2 chromosome 13, PFLA_1.0, whole genome shotgun sequence encodes:
- the alg9 gene encoding alpha-1,2-mannosyltransferase ALG9 gives MAAKALRQRTRRGSRQDANNVNVPAEARPPKEEKVGDDSKTTETRPESVSRAGQVWAPEGSTAFKCLLSARFCAALLSNISDCDETFNYWEPMHYLLYGTGMQTWEYSPLYAIRSYAYLWLHAIPACLHAHVLQTNKVLVFYFVRCVLAFSCCVCELYFYKAVCKKFGLHVGRLMLAFLVLSTGMFCSSAAFLPSSFCMYTTLVAMTGWFQDSTPLAIMGVAAGAIVGWPFSALIGIPIAFDLLVLKRQWESFITWSAVALLLLLVPLMAVDSFFYGKLVIAPLNILLYNVFTPHGPDLYGTEPWHFYFANGILNFNLVFVLALFSLPLTALMETLLHRFNVQNLGRPYWLTLSPMYLWMLVFFTRPHKEERFLFPIYPLICLSGAVALSSLQKCYHFLFQRYRLEHYTVSSNWLALSAVVVFSVLSLSRSVALFRGYHAPLDLYPEFHRIAKDPTLHSVPEGRPVSVCVGKEWYRFPSSFLLPHNWQLHFIQSEFKGQLPQPYASGPLATQSIPANMNDQNLEEPTRYVDLRQCHYVVDLDTDEETPLEPRYSANKEEWSIIAYKRFLQASRSSPIFRALYIPFLSDHHTTYRRYVILKPRRQKQPRKRTHG, from the exons ATGGCGGCCAAAGCGCTTCGGCAGCGAACCAGGCGAGGCAGCAGACAAGATGCAAACAACGTTAACGTCCCCGCTGAAGCCCGGCCACCGAAAGAGGAGAAAGTCGGCGATGACAGTAAAACCACAGAGACCCGGCCAGA gtcaGTAAGTCGTGCAGGCCAGGTATGGGCTCCAGAAGGTTCAACTGCATTTAAATGCCTGCTTTCTGCACGTTTTTGTGCAGCTTTGCTCAGCAACATCTCAGACTGCGATGAGACCTTCAACTACTGGGAGCCT ATGCACTACCTGCTGTATGGCACAGGGATGCAAACATGGGAATATTCTCCTTTGTACGCCATCAGGTCGTACGCTTACTTATGGTTACATGCTATTCCGGCTTGTTTGCATGCCCATGTTCTACAGACAAACAAG GTGTTGGTGTTCTACTTTGTACGATGTGTATTAGCATTCTCCTGCTGTGTCTGTGAACTCTATTTCTACAA GGCAGTTTGTAAGAAGTTTGGTTTGCATGTGGGCCGTCTAATGTTGGCATTCCTTGTCCTGAGCACGGGAATGTTCTGCTCGTCTGCAG CATTCCTGCCTTCCTCTTTCTGTATGTACACAACGCTGGTTGCCATGACTGGGTGGTTTCAGGACTCAACACCATTAGCCATCATGGGTGTGGCTGCCGGTGCCATCGTTGGATGGCCgttctctgctctgattgg gatTCCGATTgcctttgacctgctggtgtTAAAGAGGCAGTGGGAAAGTTTTATCACCTGGTCAGCTGTTGCTCTGCTTCTGCTGCTG gtacccctcatggCAGTAGACTCTTTCTTTTATGGCAAACTGGTCATTGCTCCACTCAATATTCTGCTGTATAACGTCTTCACGCCACATGGACCTGATCTGTATG GCACAGAGCCATGGCATTTCTACTTTGCAAATGGGATCCTAAACTTCAACCTGGTGTTTGTTCTGGCACTGTTTTCTCTGCCACTCACTGCTCTCATGGAGACACTGTTACACAGGTTCAATG TGCAGAACCTGGGCCGTCCATACTGGCTGACTCTGTCTCCCATGTATCTGTGGATGTTGGTTTTCTTCACCAGACCTCATAAAGAAGAACGTTTTCTATTTCCCATCTACCCTCTCATCTGCCTCAGCGGGGCAGTAGCCCTCTCCTCTCTACAG AAATGTTACCACTTCCTGTTCCAGCGGTATCGACTTGAGCACTACACAGTCTCCTCCAACTGGTTGGCTCTTAGCGCAGTCGTGGTCTTCTCAGTGCTGTCACTGTCTCGTTCTGTCGCCCTCTTCAGAG GCTACCACGCCCCTCTGGACCTGTACCCAGAGTTCCATCGCATCGCCAAGGATCCGACTCTTCACTCAGTCCCTGAAGGCAGacctgttagtgtgtgtgtgggcaaaGAGTGGTACCGCTTCCCAAGCAGCTTCCTGCTACCGCACAA CTGGCAACTGCACTTCATTCAGTCTGAGTTTAAAGGGCAGCTGCCTCAGCCATACGCCTCTGGTCCTCTGGCCACTCAGAGCATCCCAGCTAATATGAATGACCAGAATCTGGAGGAGCCAACTAGATAT GTGGATTTACGGCAGTGCCACTACGTAGTAGATCTGGACACAGATGAAGAAACGCCACTGGAGCCACGTTATTCCGCCAACAAAGAGGAGTGGAGCATCATAGCCTATAAGCGTTTCCTTCAAGCCTCAAG GTCATCTCCGATCTTCAGAGCGCTCTACATCCCATTTCTATCAGACCATCACACCACCTATAGGCGCTACGTCATCTTGAAACCACGGCGGCAAAAGCAGCCTCGTAAGCGGACCCATGGCTGA